The genomic interval CATCTATCTGGCACACTTGGCTGTGGCCGACTCACTGGTCCTGTTCTGCTTGCCATTCAGGGCAGACTACTACAGCCGGGGCATGAACTGGATCCTCGGCGACGCCTTTTGCCGCATTCTGCTCTTCCTGCTGTCGGCCAACAGGACTGCGAGCATCTTCTTCCTCACAGCGGTGGCTGTGGACCGCTACCTGAAGATAGTCCATTCGCTGAACCGCATCAACCGTATGGGTCTGAGCTATGCCCTGTGGGTGTCCTGTGGATTGTGGGTGATCATCATTGCCATGACGGTCTACCTGCTGCCCTCGCCGCACTTCGTTAGCTTCAACAATCGCACGCAATGTGAGAGCTTCAACATTTGCCTGCAGAACGACCCTCAGGCCAACTGGCACAACGCCTTCTACGTCATACAATTCTTTGTGCCGGCCATAATTGTTGTTTTCTGCACAGTGTGTATCACAAAGCAGCTGAAGAACAAGACAATCGACACCCAAGGTAAGGTGAAGAGGGCCGTCcagttcattttcattgttgCAGGGGTCTTCATCGTCTGCTTCTTTCCCAGCACTGCCTCTCGGATCACCATTTGGATCCTGCAGGCCTGGTACCAGGACTGTGAACACTTTCATGAAGTAAACCTGGCGTTTTATATATCGGTCTGCCTCACCTATTTCAACAGTGTCCTCAACCCACTGGTTTACTACTTCTCCACTCCTGCCTTTCGTGGAACTTTACAGAAACTAATTATGAAACTGAGatggaaaaaaactgaaaacaacaaTGACAATCAGACGATAACATGTGACACCAGTTAAAGTAGTGCTAAAAGCACGAAGCTGTGGAGGACACTGCTGATACATCTTACTGGATCAGTGCGTTATCATCATTTGCTGTCTCTTGGAAGCTTATTAATTTTAGTGAAGTGTTATACCAGGTTTAAACTGTAGggataattatttatttagagtAAAATATTTCTCAAATTTCATTATTCTTGACCGTACAAGAAGGGTTTCTTGTAACGACAAAATATGATTTAAGTATCATCTAAACATAaagatatataaatacaatcCTGTAAAACATTACCatgatataaaacattatatcaGACCATTTCATTTTCACGATCTTAGATATGGTATACGCTATTTATATCCGGAGTCAGGCTGTAACGTAGTTTTACAATTGTGGATTGTAACTTTTTAGCATTCATTAAAGAAACGACTGCTTCAGTCAGAAGTAATATTTGTTCTGTTGTGGGGAAGAGGGTCTATAAAAGCACTAATGTGCTACTAGTAGGTGCAGTTTTTGCATATGACTTCATACATTGATCCAGGATCAATACTGGACGCCTACAGGAAATCATGAAATGTTTTCACTGATCATTTCACTGTCTTC from Electrophorus electricus isolate fEleEle1 chromosome 17, fEleEle1.pri, whole genome shotgun sequence carries:
- the LOC113584533 gene encoding hydroxycarboxylic acid receptor 2-like → MANASCCTFDSPIFEKVLPPILFLEFVFGLSGNVLALWMFAFHMDSWRPSSIYLAHLAVADSLVLFCLPFRADYYSRGMNWILGDAFCRILLFLLSANRTASIFFLTAVAVDRYLKIVHSLNRINRMGLSYALWVSCGLWVIIIAMTVYLLPSPHFVSFNNRTQCESFNICLQNDPQANWHNAFYVIQFFVPAIIVVFCTVCITKQLKNKTIDTQGKVKRAVQFIFIVAGVFIVCFFPSTASRITIWILQAWYQDCEHFHEVNLAFYISVCLTYFNSVLNPLVYYFSTPAFRGTLQKLIMKLRWKKTENNNDNQTITCDTS